Genomic window (Candidatus Sulfotelmatobacter sp.):
GAGTGCCAACCATGCTGTTGTCCCGTTCGCTGCTCGCTATCGCCGCCGTGCTGGCGCTCACGAACGCACGCGCTGCGGAGATCACGCCCGCCGAAACCAAAGCCATCGCCGAAGAGGGCTTCATCTACGGACTGCCGATCGTGATGAACTACGCGGTGATGTACGAGTACGCCGTGGACCGGAACTCCGGCCAGTTCAAAGCCCCGTTCAACCAGATCAAGAACGAAGCCCGCGTATTCACGTACGAGGACACGGCGATCATCACGCCCAACAGCGACACTCCCTATTCGCTGCTCTGGCTCGATCTACGCGCCGAGCCCATCGTCCTGTCCGTCCCTGCCGTGGAAAAGGCGCGCTA
Coding sequences:
- a CDS encoding DUF1254 domain-containing protein, with protein sequence MLLSRSLLAIAAVLALTNARAAEITPAETKAIAEEGFIYGLPIVMNYAVMYEYAVDRNSGQFKAPFNQIKNEARVFTYEDTAIITPNSDTPYSLLWLDLRAEPIVLSVPAVEKAR